In one Neobacillus sp. CF12 genomic region, the following are encoded:
- a CDS encoding DoxX family membrane protein has product MVKIRKCVGLFPSLIVLMRILFGVGWLLAGVTKITDKLWFSEPGLFLKDYLINSLQKSNVPPFYKVFLENIALEHVMVLNYVIPIAQIILGIFLIVGLFTIPSILSCLFMHINFILSGNINLISLILYTSAFSLIIFRSNIYYFSLDKYFKLDTLFVIYEKEGKRTASIPSNKEKNYSSS; this is encoded by the coding sequence TTGGTAAAAATAAGAAAATGTGTAGGATTGTTTCCATCACTTATTGTTTTAATGCGTATTCTTTTTGGAGTAGGTTGGTTATTGGCAGGAGTGACTAAAATTACTGATAAGTTATGGTTTAGCGAACCAGGTTTATTTTTGAAGGATTATCTAATAAATTCATTACAAAAGTCCAATGTCCCACCCTTTTATAAAGTTTTTTTAGAGAATATAGCTTTAGAACATGTAATGGTTTTGAACTACGTTATCCCAATTGCCCAAATTATACTTGGTATATTTCTTATTGTAGGTTTATTTACCATACCTTCTATCCTTTCTTGTCTCTTTATGCATATTAACTTTATACTTTCTGGAAATATAAATTTAATTAGCCTGATTCTTTATACAAGTGCATTTTCATTAATTATTTTTAGGTCAAATATATATTACTTCAGTCTCGATAAATATTTTAAATTAGATACTCTGTTTGTCATCTATGAAAAAGAAGGAAAAAGAACTGCCTCTATACCATCTAATAAAGAAAAAAATTATAGTAGTTCTTAA
- the bla gene encoding class A beta-lactamase has protein sequence MRKTHDICSMKNFINALLVLVVAIVSLGGWSATNKPSDKPEKAVKKTPAPHIHREFAELESQFDARLGVYAIDTGTNQIVSYRPHERFAYASTYKALAAGALLQHYSIDQLEELVTYNSEDIVPYSPVTELHLDTGMTLREVIEAAVRYSDNTAGNLLLDKLGGTEGFETALRQIGDKVTQVDRYETDLNSAIPGDTRDTSTPKSLAMNLQAFAVSDLLPIEKRKILTDWMRGNTTGDALIRAGAPTGWEVDDKSGAGSYGTRNDIAIVWPPNRAPIVIAVLSSRDTQNAIYDNTLISEAAKVALNVLK, from the coding sequence TTGAGGAAAACACATGATATTTGCAGTATGAAAAATTTTATCAATGCACTGCTTGTCCTAGTGGTTGCAATTGTATCCCTCGGCGGCTGGTCGGCCACTAATAAACCTTCGGACAAACCCGAAAAGGCAGTCAAGAAAACACCAGCACCCCATATACACCGTGAGTTTGCAGAACTCGAGAGCCAATTTGACGCGCGGCTTGGAGTCTACGCGATTGATACAGGTACAAATCAGATCGTTTCCTATCGGCCTCATGAACGGTTCGCATACGCATCTACTTACAAAGCTCTAGCAGCGGGTGCATTGTTGCAGCATTACTCAATTGATCAACTCGAGGAGTTAGTCACTTACAACAGCGAGGACATCGTTCCGTATTCACCCGTGACAGAGCTTCACCTAGATACTGGGATGACTCTTCGGGAAGTTATCGAGGCTGCTGTCCGATATAGTGACAATACCGCTGGGAACCTTTTATTAGACAAACTGGGAGGCACTGAGGGATTCGAAACAGCACTGAGGCAGATTGGCGATAAGGTTACACAGGTTGATCGCTACGAGACTGATTTGAACTCAGCTATTCCTGGAGACACACGTGACACTAGCACACCAAAATCACTTGCTATGAACCTTCAGGCTTTCGCAGTCAGCGACTTGCTCCCTATTGAAAAACGTAAGATCCTAACAGATTGGATGCGTGGAAATACCACTGGAGATGCATTGATTCGTGCTGGCGCACCAACAGGTTGGGAAGTCGATGATAAGAGCGGGGCAGGAAGCTATGGAACGCGGAATGACATTGCGATTGTTTGGCCGCCGAATAGAGCTCCCATTGTCATAGCGGTCCTATCCAGCCGCGATACACAGAATGCCATTTATGACAATACGCTTATATCAGAAGCCGCCAAGGTTGCACTTAACGTTCTGAAGTGA